From the genome of Chania multitudinisentens RB-25, one region includes:
- the dnaB-PI gene encoding SPI-7-type island replicative DNA helicase, with the protein MRNTEQQRVLPHSWAAEQSVLGGLMLENDRWDDIAPLLTTDSFFSPPHQRIFAVMQALLGRNRPIDLLTVSEELERLEQLELVGGFAYLAELSKNTPSAANIVAYAEYVSTAKQKRQLLALGDDLARQAEDARTDVAELLEQAEQRIFDIAGLQAAGKPFDLVSSLETYVNRLEQRCNSEDLITGTPTPFEQLNGMTSGLQDSDLILLAARPSMGKTALALSLCEGALETRKDKSVQIYSLEMPLDQLLSRFIAMLGRVPLQHLRNGNMGDEDWARLAKANGVLLEWKDRLLIDDNSFMTPSMLRSRVRKNVRKYGHPSLILLDYLQLMRCPGQENRTQEIAEISRSLKALAKEIGCPVVALSQLNRALESRADKRPNNGDLRDSGALEQDADVIMFIYRDEVYDEHSPDKGIAELIIGKQRNGPIGTVKVKYQADITRFEDFSGGRYDF; encoded by the coding sequence ATGCGTAATACTGAACAACAACGCGTTCTGCCGCATTCATGGGCAGCAGAACAGTCTGTTCTGGGCGGATTGATGCTGGAAAATGACCGTTGGGATGATATTGCCCCACTCCTGACGACAGACAGCTTTTTTTCACCACCTCACCAGAGAATTTTTGCCGTCATGCAGGCATTACTGGGCCGCAATAGACCCATTGACCTGCTCACGGTATCCGAAGAACTTGAACGTCTTGAGCAACTTGAGCTTGTGGGAGGGTTCGCCTACCTGGCCGAATTGTCCAAGAATACCCCCAGTGCCGCCAATATCGTGGCTTATGCCGAATATGTCTCTACTGCAAAGCAGAAGCGTCAGTTGTTGGCACTAGGAGATGATTTGGCCAGGCAGGCGGAAGATGCCCGTACGGATGTGGCCGAATTGCTGGAGCAGGCAGAGCAGCGCATTTTCGATATCGCGGGCCTGCAGGCGGCGGGCAAGCCGTTTGATTTGGTCTCGTCGCTGGAAACATATGTTAACCGTCTTGAGCAGCGCTGCAACAGTGAGGACCTGATTACTGGCACACCCACGCCATTTGAACAGCTTAACGGAATGACCAGTGGGTTGCAGGATAGTGACCTTATCTTGTTGGCCGCACGTCCCTCAATGGGGAAAACCGCGCTGGCCCTCAGTTTATGTGAAGGTGCGCTGGAGACCCGGAAAGACAAATCAGTGCAAATCTACAGCCTGGAAATGCCTCTTGACCAACTTTTATCCCGGTTTATTGCCATGCTCGGGCGCGTTCCTTTACAGCATCTGCGCAATGGCAATATGGGTGACGAGGACTGGGCCAGATTGGCGAAGGCGAACGGTGTTCTTCTTGAGTGGAAAGATCGTCTTCTCATTGATGACAACAGCTTTATGACTCCGTCAATGCTGCGCTCTCGGGTCCGTAAAAACGTCCGTAAATACGGGCATCCGTCATTGATCCTGCTGGACTACCTGCAACTGATGCGTTGCCCTGGGCAGGAAAATCGTACACAGGAAATTGCCGAAATTTCGCGTTCGCTGAAAGCATTGGCGAAAGAAATCGGTTGCCCGGTCGTGGCCCTTTCACAGCTTAATCGCGCTTTGGAGAGCCGGGCGGATAAGCGCCCTAATAATGGTGATCTGCGGGATTCTGGTGCACTGGAGCAAGATGCTGACGTGATCATGTTTATCTACCGGGATGAAGTGTATGACGAGCATTCACCGGATAAGGGCATTGCCGAGTTGATTATTGGCAAACAGCGTAATGGCCCTATCGGCACGGTAAAAGTGAAGTATCAGGCCGACATTACCCGATTTGAAGATTTTTCGGGAGGCCGTTATGACTTCTAA
- a CDS encoding DUF2786 domain-containing protein — translation MSRSYLQRQVRLMTLIRKLLDLSKNNSNANEAGQALSRAQKLMQKYGISELDAESSSVQEFRTQKAPTDAVKVPQWMDRLVWLMNRAFGCRAYYSWQQNGAGNSHRVVAFCGFGERPTVAAYSFDVLSRQLKEATAAYLKTQSKRLKLATRRARADQFREGWVEGASRMVVDFGASRQEDEVMTHYLDTLALSKTQLREARECRGADIARGTGYVAGKNARLYHGVDGAGQNRLTSKAEVSYE, via the coding sequence ATGAGTCGTTCCTATTTACAACGTCAGGTTCGCCTGATGACATTGATTCGTAAATTGTTGGATCTGTCCAAAAATAACAGCAATGCCAACGAGGCCGGGCAGGCCCTGTCCCGTGCCCAGAAGTTGATGCAAAAATACGGTATCAGCGAGCTGGATGCCGAATCCTCCTCTGTGCAGGAATTTCGGACACAGAAGGCACCTACTGACGCCGTCAAAGTCCCTCAGTGGATGGACAGACTGGTCTGGCTCATGAACCGCGCCTTTGGCTGTCGTGCTTACTATAGCTGGCAGCAGAATGGGGCGGGTAACAGTCATCGTGTCGTGGCGTTCTGTGGCTTTGGTGAGCGTCCAACTGTGGCCGCGTATTCCTTTGATGTTCTCTCCCGCCAGCTTAAAGAGGCGACAGCCGCCTACCTGAAAACCCAGAGCAAGCGTCTGAAGCTGGCAACTCGTCGCGCTCGTGCCGATCAGTTTCGTGAAGGCTGGGTCGAGGGGGCCAGCCGGATGGTAGTTGATTTTGGCGCTTCTCGGCAGGAGGACGAGGTCATGACGCACTATCTGGATACATTGGCATTAAGTAAAACTCAACTTCGTGAAGCCAGGGAATGCCGTGGCGCGGACATTGCCCGTGGCACCGGTTATGTGGCTGGGAAAAATGCTCGCTTGTATCACGGTGTTGATGGTGCTGGGCAAAACAGGCTGACCAGCAAGGCGGAGGTGTCTTATGAATAA
- a CDS encoding nucleotidyltransferase domain-containing protein translates to MTENAVSAAMRERVSRQLKEVEERFGVRVLYACESGSRGWGFASPDSDYDVRFLYVHPPEWYLRVTAPRDVIELPIDDELDVCGWEWRKALGLLKGANPTLIEWLDSPIVYQQEEKTVAALKALVPQWFSPLRARWHYYSMARKNFRGYLQGEDVRLKKYFYVLRPLLAVRWVEAGKGVPPMRFVELLAGSELDAPLRQEIDELLVCKQRAGEAEYGPRRPLLHAFIRAELARGEIPSILPDSREGDVSMLNKLLYQTVMS, encoded by the coding sequence ATGACCGAAAATGCAGTCAGCGCCGCAATGCGCGAGCGGGTATCGCGGCAGCTAAAAGAAGTGGAGGAACGCTTTGGCGTTAGGGTGCTGTATGCCTGCGAATCAGGTAGTCGCGGCTGGGGATTTGCCTCGCCGGATAGCGATTACGATGTGCGGTTTTTATACGTCCACCCGCCGGAATGGTATCTGCGGGTAACCGCGCCACGGGACGTGATCGAACTGCCCATAGACGATGAATTGGACGTCTGTGGCTGGGAATGGCGCAAAGCCCTGGGGTTGTTGAAAGGGGCGAACCCGACGCTAATAGAGTGGCTGGATTCGCCGATCGTCTATCAGCAGGAGGAGAAGACGGTCGCGGCGCTGAAGGCGCTGGTCCCGCAATGGTTCTCACCGCTTCGTGCGCGCTGGCACTACTATTCGATGGCGCGGAAAAACTTTCGCGGCTACCTGCAGGGCGAGGACGTGCGGTTGAAAAAATACTTCTATGTACTGCGACCGCTGCTGGCTGTACGTTGGGTAGAAGCGGGTAAGGGTGTACCGCCGATGCGCTTTGTTGAACTGCTGGCGGGCAGTGAACTGGATGCGCCGCTGCGTCAGGAGATCGACGAACTGCTGGTATGCAAACAGCGGGCAGGTGAAGCGGAATATGGCCCGCGTCGTCCGCTACTGCATGCGTTTATCCGCGCAGAACTGGCACGAGGCGAGATCCCATCCATCCTGCCGGATAGCCGGGAAGGTGATGTCAGCATGTTGAATAAACTGCTGTACCAAACGGTGATGTCGTGA
- a CDS encoding ParB family protein: MTSKKMQALEAQLLQRGRSPASGAVAVLPVSQIPMVLTLDQLRPNPDNPRKTRNSRYDEIMASIRACGLKNVPMVTKNPDLDEDVYIFSDGGNTRYSILKELWEETQDERFRRIQCVFKPWPGRLKCVIGHLAENEVRGDLLFIEKALGVADAKALYEEETGKKVSQRELELFLRSEGYPVSQSNISRMEYTLENLYPYMPGLLWSGIGRPQVAQLITLRSAAEKAWREFSVNVDVVKTFDGVFGEVCQTLDDPNHYTLETFKDELIAGLLQALPSPEITYDRWLIELDPTEQNRRKLFGEPAPVPQHIINADKNAGKEEATPTAVFSTSSTQPPQDYQDDSQVKTRPRQPDAVMNFQAAASLSPTDIEASEETPSDSSASLIRKDEEQLDLYGLPETPRESTLPVDFSLPTPAVRQESPTPSPALDSTAQDSSVSFAKTGLEPVTDIWLISALQDDIEHLQDAAFRLAFELAEVLEAEQELCDDTTPGSAGYRLQVDAHRASPITRLLASLTGDAAASLLATELTNIVIGTEQPADWPLLDDVQVVKFLRLIRVIRRLREIQRQSQQQAQEVQG, encoded by the coding sequence ATGACTTCTAAAAAAATGCAGGCGCTGGAGGCGCAATTATTGCAGCGGGGACGTTCACCGGCATCTGGTGCGGTGGCCGTCTTGCCCGTCAGTCAAATACCGATGGTATTGACACTGGATCAATTGCGACCCAACCCGGATAACCCGCGTAAAACCCGTAACTCCAGGTATGACGAGATCATGGCTTCTATCCGAGCTTGTGGGTTGAAGAATGTGCCGATGGTGACGAAGAACCCTGACTTAGATGAAGACGTGTATATTTTTAGTGATGGGGGCAATACACGCTATTCAATTCTGAAAGAGTTATGGGAAGAGACTCAGGATGAACGTTTTCGTCGTATTCAGTGCGTTTTTAAACCGTGGCCCGGTCGGTTGAAGTGTGTTATCGGTCATTTGGCTGAAAATGAGGTTCGAGGGGATTTGCTGTTTATCGAGAAAGCATTGGGGGTCGCCGATGCAAAAGCTCTTTACGAAGAAGAAACTGGAAAGAAGGTATCTCAACGAGAACTTGAGTTGTTCCTGCGTTCTGAAGGCTACCCTGTCAGTCAGTCAAACATAAGCAGGATGGAGTATACGCTTGAGAATTTATATCCCTACATGCCTGGATTATTGTGGTCAGGAATTGGCCGCCCCCAAGTTGCCCAACTCATTACGTTACGAAGTGCGGCTGAAAAAGCCTGGCGAGAGTTCAGTGTCAATGTCGATGTGGTTAAAACGTTTGATGGCGTATTTGGTGAAGTGTGTCAAACCTTGGATGACCCAAACCATTACACCCTGGAAACGTTTAAAGATGAGTTAATTGCCGGATTACTTCAGGCACTCCCCAGCCCGGAAATTACGTATGATCGCTGGTTAATCGAACTTGATCCGACAGAGCAGAATCGCCGTAAACTGTTCGGTGAACCCGCGCCAGTGCCGCAACATATTATCAATGCGGATAAAAATGCCGGAAAAGAAGAGGCAACGCCCACGGCAGTATTCTCGACATCATCCACGCAACCACCTCAAGACTACCAGGACGATAGCCAGGTTAAAACAAGACCTCGTCAGCCCGATGCCGTTATGAATTTTCAAGCAGCGGCTTCGTTATCGCCAACCGACATAGAGGCTTCTGAGGAAACGCCATCCGATAGTTCTGCAAGCCTTATACGTAAAGATGAAGAACAGCTTGATCTGTATGGCCTGCCCGAGACCCCACGCGAATCAACCTTGCCGGTAGATTTTTCTCTTCCAACTCCTGCCGTACGGCAAGAGTCCCCCACGCCATCACCTGCTTTGGACAGTACTGCGCAGGACTCTTCCGTTTCCTTTGCCAAGACCGGCTTGGAGCCGGTAACGGACATCTGGCTGATTTCCGCCTTGCAGGATGATATTGAGCATTTACAGGATGCCGCGTTTCGTTTGGCCTTTGAACTGGCTGAAGTGCTCGAAGCCGAACAGGAATTGTGTGACGACACGACGCCGGGTTCTGCGGGGTATCGCCTGCAGGTGGATGCGCATAGGGCATCGCCGATCACGCGATTGTTGGCGAGTTTAACCGGTGATGCTGCCGCCTCACTGTTGGCAACTGAACTGACGAATATCGTGATTGGCACAGAGCAACCGGCTGACTGGCCCTTGCTGGATGACGTTCAGGTGGTGAAGTTTTTGCGGTTAATTCGTGTGATACGGCGTTTACGTGAGATCCAGCGTCAGTCACAACAACAGGCGCAGGAGGTACAGGGATGA
- a CDS encoding ParA family protein, with amino-acid sequence MHVISIISTKGGEGKSTHAANLAGLCADAGLKTLLIDADYAQPTASSYYHLEYEAPCGLYELLMQTVDLNQPQQIISHTNIPNLDLIVSNDPHEQLKTAMMHAPDGRFRLRNLLQHSLFTGYDVGILDSQGARSIMLELVMLASHTALAMIKPVVPDVREFLRGTIPLMEGLLPYKDFGIALPPVKILVNCMDYTKLAREALKAITQIVEEGTYSSADIPVSMLTTQIFDLDVYKLGHSLSQPVHRLEYQTDRKTLPAAQSMCDLASELFPEWKHLFDDVLVRGACA; translated from the coding sequence ATGCATGTAATTTCAATCATTTCTACCAAAGGCGGCGAAGGGAAATCGACCCACGCAGCCAATCTCGCCGGTCTCTGTGCCGATGCTGGCCTCAAAACCCTATTGATCGATGCTGACTACGCTCAGCCAACCGCTTCCAGTTATTATCATCTGGAGTATGAGGCACCTTGTGGCCTGTACGAGTTGTTAATGCAGACCGTTGATCTCAATCAGCCCCAACAAATTATCTCTCATACCAACATTCCTAACCTCGATCTGATTGTTTCTAACGATCCTCATGAACAGCTCAAAACAGCCATGATGCACGCGCCGGATGGCCGTTTTCGCTTGCGTAATTTACTACAGCATTCTCTGTTCACTGGCTATGACGTAGGCATCCTTGATTCACAGGGGGCTCGTTCCATCATGCTGGAACTGGTGATGCTAGCGAGCCACACTGCACTTGCCATGATCAAACCAGTTGTCCCCGATGTCCGTGAATTTCTGCGCGGAACAATCCCGTTGATGGAAGGCTTACTACCCTATAAGGATTTTGGTATTGCGCTGCCTCCGGTGAAAATTCTGGTGAACTGCATGGATTACACCAAGCTGGCCAGGGAAGCACTGAAGGCGATTACACAGATCGTGGAAGAGGGGACCTATAGTTCGGCAGATATCCCGGTTAGCATGTTGACAACACAGATCTTTGATTTGGACGTCTATAAGTTAGGGCATAGCCTGTCTCAGCCTGTGCATCGGTTGGAATACCAAACAGATCGCAAAACTCTTCCTGCAGCACAATCAATGTGTGATCTGGCTAGTGAGCTTTTCCCTGAGTGGAAACACCTCTTTGATGATGTTCTTGTTCGGGGGGCGTGCGCATGA
- a CDS encoding slipin family protein: MAKKITIRKGQLGLLAKNGDYYQVLEAGEHRLPWFSTPQVLVINLDGSEVPETLAEYLRRFQPDWVARYSLAVDLTDVEVGALYINEVLQELLPPSTRRLYWRAGESLKLVRMDTRQVQVPADVMNAVLQPRRSGAVTGRDVMLAVQVPAWHAGVLKIDGKTQALLPPGLTAYWKVNHLVDAEVVDTRLQVLEVGGQEILTKDKVNLRLNLAANWRYSDVLQAFAQLTKPLDHLYRELQFALREAVGTRTLDELLEDKQIIDEVVSAQVKNRMAPYGIEVASLGVKDIVLPGDMKTILSRLIEAEKSAQANVIRRREETAATRSLLNTAKVMENNPVALRLKELETLERVAERIDKISVFGGLDQVLHGLVNIKG, from the coding sequence ATGGCTAAGAAAATCACTATACGTAAAGGTCAATTAGGATTACTGGCTAAAAATGGCGACTACTATCAGGTCTTGGAGGCCGGAGAACACCGTCTGCCGTGGTTCAGTACGCCGCAAGTGCTCGTCATTAATCTGGATGGCAGTGAAGTACCGGAAACTCTGGCAGAGTATTTACGTCGCTTCCAGCCTGACTGGGTTGCACGTTACAGCCTGGCGGTGGATTTAACCGATGTCGAAGTGGGTGCGTTGTACATAAACGAAGTGTTGCAGGAGCTCTTACCGCCCTCAACACGCCGCTTGTACTGGCGGGCTGGCGAGTCGCTGAAACTGGTACGCATGGATACCCGTCAGGTTCAGGTGCCTGCCGATGTGATGAATGCCGTGCTGCAACCACGACGCAGTGGCGCTGTAACAGGCCGCGATGTGATGCTTGCCGTGCAGGTTCCAGCCTGGCATGCGGGTGTACTGAAAATTGATGGCAAGACGCAGGCTTTGTTGCCGCCAGGTCTGACGGCGTACTGGAAGGTGAATCATCTGGTTGACGCGGAAGTGGTGGATACCCGCTTACAGGTGCTGGAAGTGGGTGGACAAGAGATTTTGACCAAAGACAAGGTCAATCTGCGTCTGAATCTGGCGGCGAACTGGCGCTATAGCGACGTGTTACAGGCATTTGCGCAGCTCACCAAACCGTTGGATCACCTCTACCGCGAATTGCAGTTTGCATTGCGTGAGGCCGTTGGAACGCGAACCCTGGATGAACTGCTGGAAGATAAGCAGATCATTGACGAAGTGGTGAGCGCACAGGTGAAAAACCGTATGGCGCCTTATGGTATCGAGGTGGCTTCGCTGGGGGTGAAAGATATCGTGTTGCCAGGTGATATGAAAACCATTCTCTCCCGACTGATTGAAGCGGAGAAATCGGCGCAGGCCAACGTGATCCGCCGGCGTGAAGAGACTGCGGCGACACGTTCGCTGTTGAACACCGCAAAAGTGATGGAAAACAATCCGGTGGCGCTGCGTTTAAAAGAACTGGAAACCCTCGAAAGAGTGGCGGAGCGTATCGATAAAATATCGGTATTCGGTGGCCTGGACCAGGTTCTGCACGGCTTAGTGAATATTAAAGGATAA
- a CDS encoding RtcB family protein, producing the protein MQHNEYELLAAQNAAPVKMWTHGVPVEPEARQQLLNTAKMPFIFKHLAVMPDVHLGKGSTIGSVIPTKGAIIPAAVGVDIGCGMIAVRTSLLAGDLPDNLSGLRKAIEQAVPHGRTNTRSRRDKGAWETPPEEVSAHWGQLAPRFKRLTDKYPQLLKTNNHQHLGTLGTGNHFIEVCLDEQQRVWVMLHSGSRGVGNAIGNVFITLAQQDMQQHIANLPDRNLAYFQEGSRHYDDYIEAVEWAQDFARQNREVMISRVLAVLSRIVSKPFMTQQEAVNCHHNYVQKEHHFGEEVLVTRKGAVSAQKGQMGIIPGSMGAKSFIVRGLGNEESFCSCSHGAGRIMSRTAAKKRFTVADHIRATAHVECRKDSEVIDEIPMAYKDIDAVMVAQSSLVEVVHTLRQVVCVKG; encoded by the coding sequence ATGCAGCATAACGAGTATGAACTGTTGGCGGCGCAGAACGCGGCGCCGGTGAAAATGTGGACCCACGGCGTCCCTGTGGAACCTGAGGCGCGTCAGCAATTGCTGAATACGGCGAAAATGCCGTTTATTTTTAAACATCTGGCGGTGATGCCGGATGTGCATCTCGGCAAAGGGTCAACCATTGGCAGCGTTATCCCGACCAAAGGGGCGATTATTCCTGCGGCGGTGGGTGTGGATATTGGCTGTGGCATGATTGCCGTGCGTACCTCGCTTCTGGCTGGCGATTTGCCGGATAACCTCAGCGGGCTGCGTAAAGCGATTGAGCAGGCGGTGCCACATGGGCGTACCAATACGCGTTCCCGTCGCGATAAAGGCGCATGGGAAACGCCGCCGGAAGAAGTGAGTGCCCACTGGGGGCAACTGGCGCCGCGTTTTAAACGCCTGACCGACAAATACCCGCAGTTGCTGAAAACCAATAACCATCAGCATCTGGGAACGTTAGGAACCGGCAATCACTTTATTGAAGTGTGCCTGGATGAACAACAACGCGTATGGGTGATGCTGCACAGCGGCTCCCGTGGTGTGGGAAACGCCATCGGTAACGTGTTTATCACACTAGCGCAGCAGGATATGCAGCAGCATATTGCGAACCTGCCGGACAGAAACCTGGCCTATTTCCAGGAAGGGAGTCGTCATTATGACGATTACATTGAAGCGGTGGAGTGGGCGCAGGATTTCGCCCGGCAAAATCGGGAAGTGATGATATCCCGCGTGCTGGCGGTGCTGTCACGTATCGTCAGTAAACCGTTTATGACCCAACAAGAGGCGGTGAATTGCCACCACAACTATGTCCAGAAAGAACACCATTTTGGCGAAGAGGTGCTGGTGACACGTAAAGGCGCGGTTTCGGCACAGAAAGGCCAGATGGGGATTATTCCCGGTTCAATGGGGGCGAAAAGTTTCATTGTGCGCGGGCTGGGGAATGAAGAGAGTTTCTGCTCCTGTAGCCATGGCGCCGGAAGAATCATGAGCCGGACAGCGGCCAAAAAACGTTTCACCGTGGCCGATCACATCCGCGCGACAGCCCATGTTGAATGCCGGAAAGACAGCGAGGTGATCGATGAAATTCCGATGGCTTACAAAGACATTGATGCCGTTATGGTGGCGCAGTCTTCGCTGGTGGAGGTGGTTCACACCTTGCGGCAGGTCGTGTGTGTAAAAGGATAA